One genomic region from Roseofilum reptotaenium CS-1145 encodes:
- a CDS encoding TIGR00266 family protein, whose protein sequence is MSYEIRYKPAFAAVFVTLNPGEQIIAEAGAMTSMDAALSMKTEFSGGFFSALLRKFFGGESLFVNRFQNKTQKPLTVVFTQSLIGDIECVKLTGNALCLQPGAYIASDPNIQLGVRWAGFASWFAGEGFFTLKVSGSGKVFFGAYGGISQESVSGEFIVDNSHLVAYSPNIKMSIGLSGGIFSSIASGEGLVNRLKGKGVIYLQSRSMSGLVSFLRPKVRN, encoded by the coding sequence GTGTCCTATGAAATTCGCTATAAACCCGCATTCGCGGCTGTGTTTGTCACCCTGAACCCTGGAGAACAAATCATTGCTGAAGCGGGAGCGATGACGAGTATGGATGCGGCATTATCCATGAAAACCGAGTTTTCTGGGGGCTTTTTCTCTGCCCTACTGCGGAAGTTTTTCGGGGGAGAATCCCTATTTGTCAATCGCTTTCAAAATAAGACCCAAAAGCCTTTAACTGTAGTATTTACTCAATCCTTAATTGGCGATATTGAATGTGTCAAATTAACGGGAAATGCCCTTTGTTTACAACCGGGGGCTTATATTGCCAGCGATCCCAACATTCAATTAGGGGTACGTTGGGCTGGTTTTGCCAGTTGGTTTGCTGGAGAGGGATTCTTTACGTTGAAAGTAAGCGGTAGCGGAAAAGTTTTTTTTGGTGCTTATGGTGGCATCTCTCAAGAGAGTGTATCGGGAGAATTTATTGTTGATAATAGCCATTTAGTTGCCTATAGTCCCAATATCAAAATGAGCATTGGTTTATCAGGGGGCATTTTTAGCTCAATCGCTTCTGGGGAAGGCTTGGTTAATCGTCTAAAAGGAAAAGGAGTGATTTACCTGCAATCAAGAAGTATGAGTGGTTTGGTCAGTTTTTTACGTCCGAAAGTCCGCAATTAA
- a CDS encoding DUF3172 domain-containing protein has protein sequence MTRTSSRRKSTGNFGPKSSPFNYTLVALMGGIFVLGIGIGIAFSSTTTLSPENVASRDFIDRSAPDPELCVKFGASAMVMDARLYVTLNPFSVYISQPAMQPGCVLRRNNWVILEQRNLLPRDKFNDCKNRMNTFAYTGSIDSNPKVNCVYQNDSAENFFLSQPGLNPGGTAPESDRF, from the coding sequence ATGACTCGAACCAGCTCAAGACGCAAATCAACCGGTAATTTTGGCCCCAAATCTTCTCCATTTAACTATACGTTGGTGGCTTTGATGGGAGGGATCTTTGTTCTGGGGATCGGGATTGGGATCGCCTTTAGCTCCACGACTACTCTATCCCCCGAAAATGTGGCTTCCCGTGATTTTATCGATCGCAGTGCCCCAGATCCAGAATTATGTGTGAAATTTGGAGCGAGTGCGATGGTGATGGATGCTCGCCTGTATGTTACCTTAAACCCCTTTAGCGTCTATATCTCTCAACCTGCGATGCAACCGGGATGTGTACTCCGGCGCAATAACTGGGTGATTTTGGAACAGCGCAATCTCCTGCCCCGTGATAAGTTTAATGATTGTAAGAATCGGATGAATACTTTTGCTTATACGGGCAGTATTGACAGTAATCCCAAGGTCAATTGTGTGTATCAAAATGATAGTGCTGAAAACTTCTTCCTCAGTCAGCCCGGACTCAATCCTGGAGGAACGGCTCCAGAGAGCGATCGCTTTTAA
- the psbZ gene encoding photosystem II reaction center protein PsbZ encodes MSILFQLSLFALVLLSFVLVVAVPVAYALPQNWEQSKPLLYVGSGFWAILVVLVGILNFFVV; translated from the coding sequence ATGTCAATTCTATTTCAACTATCCCTATTTGCCTTAGTTCTTTTATCCTTTGTCTTAGTAGTGGCTGTTCCCGTTGCCTATGCTCTTCCCCAAAACTGGGAACAATCTAAACCCTTGCTGTATGTTGGTTCTGGATTCTGGGCGATCCTAGTTGTCCTGGTTGGCATCTTGAATTTTTTTGTGGTTTAA
- a CDS encoding 30S ribosomal protein S1: protein MVNQELMATDIGFTHEDFAALLDKYDYHFSPGDTVAGTVFSLEPRGALIDIGAKTAAYIPIQEMSINRIDTPDEVLQSNETREFFILTDENEDGQLTLSIRRIEYMRAWERVRQLQAEDATVRAQVFATNRGGALVRIEGLRGFIPGSHISTRKPKEDLMGEELPLKFLEVDEDRNRLVLSHRRALVERKMNRLEVGEVVLGMVRGLKPYGAFIDIGGVSGLLHISEISHDHIDTPHSVFNVNDEIKVMIIDLDAERGRISLSTKQLEPEPGDMVKNPDLVYDKAEEMAERYRQKLRAQAEGIELPQEGSTPTAETPVEEGTAEETQESVEAVEEAPAEPQVENEAEAEAEAEASEPEETVSDIPEEQLAAAE from the coding sequence ATGGTCAATCAGGAATTAATGGCTACAGACATCGGTTTTACGCACGAAGATTTTGCTGCACTGCTCGATAAATATGACTATCATTTTAGCCCCGGCGATACCGTAGCTGGTACGGTTTTCAGTCTGGAGCCAAGGGGCGCTCTGATTGACATCGGCGCGAAAACCGCAGCATACATTCCCATTCAGGAAATGTCCATTAACCGCATCGATACCCCAGATGAAGTCTTACAGTCTAACGAAACCCGTGAGTTCTTTATCCTTACCGATGAAAATGAAGATGGACAACTGACCCTCTCCATTCGCCGCATCGAATATATGAGAGCGTGGGAAAGAGTCCGGCAACTGCAAGCAGAAGATGCAACAGTTAGGGCCCAGGTATTCGCCACAAACCGAGGTGGAGCCTTAGTGAGAATTGAAGGACTCCGGGGATTTATTCCTGGTTCCCATATTAGCACTCGCAAACCGAAAGAGGATTTAATGGGTGAAGAGTTGCCCTTAAAATTCTTGGAAGTGGATGAAGACCGTAATCGTTTAGTTCTCAGCCACAGAAGAGCGCTTGTAGAACGTAAGATGAACCGCTTGGAAGTGGGCGAAGTCGTCTTAGGGATGGTACGCGGTCTCAAACCTTATGGAGCATTCATCGATATCGGTGGAGTCAGTGGTCTACTGCACATTTCCGAGATTTCCCACGACCATATCGATACGCCCCACAGTGTATTCAATGTCAATGATGAGATCAAAGTGATGATTATTGACTTGGATGCCGAGCGAGGCCGGATTTCTCTGTCTACCAAGCAACTCGAACCTGAACCGGGCGATATGGTTAAGAATCCCGATTTGGTTTACGATAAAGCCGAAGAAATGGCAGAGCGCTATCGCCAAAAACTCCGCGCTCAAGCTGAAGGGATTGAACTTCCTCAAGAAGGCTCGACTCCAACGGCTGAAACTCCTGTAGAGGAAGGGACAGCAGAAGAGACACAAGAGTCGGTTGAGGCTGTAGAAGAAGCCCCAGCAGAACCCCAGGTAGAAAATGAGGCTGAGGCTGAGGCTGAGGCTGAGGCATCGGAGCCGGAAGAAACGGTTTCAGACATCCCAGAAGAACAGTTAGCGGCTGCTGAATAG